In the genome of Brienomyrus brachyistius isolate T26 chromosome 17, BBRACH_0.4, whole genome shotgun sequence, one region contains:
- the LOC125711571 gene encoding uncharacterized protein LOC125711571 isoform X6 has protein sequence MDLNGCSVTREVGARFSREVGARVSREVGARVPCEVGARVSHEVGARVPCEVGARVSREVGARIPCEVGARVSNDVGARVPREVGARVPCEVGARVSREVGARVPCEVGARVPCEVGARVSREVGARVPCEVGARVPCEVGARVSREVGARVPCEVGARVSREVGARVPREVGARVPCEVGARVSREVGARVPCEVGARVPCEVGARVSREVGARVPCEVGARVPCEVGARVSREVGARVPCEVGARVPCEVGARVSNDVGARVPREVGGRGPLLRSWIVLHFGWYFLVFFSCAYFNFFFFF, from the exons ATGGATCTAAATGGATGTAGTGTCACCCGTGAGGTAGGGGCTCGATTCTCccgtgag gtaggggctagagtctcccgtgaggtaggggctagagtcccctgtgaggtaggggctagagtctcCCATGAagtaggggctagagtcccctgtgaggtaggggctagagtctcccgtgaggtaggggctagaatcccctgtgaggtaggggctagagtctcCAATGAtgtaggggctagagtcccccgtgaggtaggggctagagtcccctgtgaggtaggggctagagtctcccgtgaggtaggggctagagtcccctgtgaggtaggggctagagtcccctgtgaggtaggggctagagtctcccgtgaggtaggggctagagtcccctgtgag gtaggggctagagtcccctgtgaggtaggggctagagtctcccgtgaggtaggggctagagtcccctgtgaggtaggggctagagtctcccgtgaggtaggggctagagtcccccgtgaggtaggggctagagtcccctgtgaggtaggggctagagtctcccgtgaggtaggggctagagtcccctgtgaggtaggggctagagtcccctgtgaggtaggggctagagtctcccgtgaggtaggggctagagtcccctgtgag gtaggggctagagtcccctgtgaggtaggggctagagtctcccgtgaggtaggggctagagtcccctgtgaggtaggggctagagtcccctgtgaggtaggggctagagtctcCAATGAcgtaggggctagagtcccccGTGAGGTAGGGGGGAGGGGTCCCCTACTGAGATCATGGATTGTCCTGCATTTTGGGTGGTAtttcttagtttttttttcatgtgcttattttaatttctttttcttcttttaa
- the LOC125711571 gene encoding uncharacterized protein LOC125711571 isoform X11, giving the protein MDLNGCSVTREVGARFSREVGARVPCEVGARVSHEVGARVPCEVGARVSREVGARIPCEVGARVSNDVGARVPREVGARVPCEVGARVSREVGARVPCEVGARVPCEVGARVSREVGARVPCEVGARVPCEVGARVSREVGARVPCEVGARVSREVGARVPREVGARVPCEVGARVSREVGARVPCEVGARVPCEVGARVSREVGARVPCEVGARVPCEVGARVSREVGARVPCEVGARVPCEVGARVSNDVGARVPREVGGRGPLLRSWIVLHFGWYFLVFFSCAYFNFFFFF; this is encoded by the exons ATGGATCTAAATGGATGTAGTGTCACCCGTGAGGTAGGGGCTCGATTCTCccgtgag gtaggggctagagtcccctgtgaggtaggggctagagtctcCCATGAagtaggggctagagtcccctgtgaggtaggggctagagtctcccgtgaggtaggggctagaatcccctgtgaggtaggggctagagtctcCAATGAtgtaggggctagagtcccccgtgaggtaggggctagagtcccctgtgaggtaggggctagagtctcccgtgaggtaggggctagagtcccctgtgaggtaggggctagagtcccctgtgaggtaggggctagagtctcccgtgaggtaggggctagagtcccctgtgag gtaggggctagagtcccctgtgaggtaggggctagagtctcccgtgaggtaggggctagagtcccctgtgaggtaggggctagagtctcccgtgaggtaggggctagagtcccccgtgaggtaggggctagagtcccctgtgaggtaggggctagagtctcccgtgaggtaggggctagagtcccctgtgaggtaggggctagagtcccctgtgaggtaggggctagagtctcccgtgaggtaggggctagagtcccctgtgag gtaggggctagagtcccctgtgaggtaggggctagagtctcccgtgaggtaggggctagagtcccctgtgaggtaggggctagagtcccctgtgaggtaggggctagagtctcCAATGAcgtaggggctagagtcccccGTGAGGTAGGGGGGAGGGGTCCCCTACTGAGATCATGGATTGTCCTGCATTTTGGGTGGTAtttcttagtttttttttcatgtgcttattttaatttctttttcttcttttaa
- the LOC125711571 gene encoding uncharacterized protein LOC125711571 isoform X37, which translates to MDLNGCSVTREVGARFSREVGARVSREVGARVPCEVGARVSREVGARVPCEVGARVSHEVGARVPCEVGARVSREVGARIPCEVGARVSREVGARVPCEVGARVPCEVGARVSREVGARVPCEVGARVSREVGARVPREVGARVPCEVGARVSREVGARVPCEVGARVPCEVGARVSREVGARVPCEVGARVPCEVGARVSREVGARVPCEVGARVPCEVGARVSNDVGARVPREVGGRGPLLRSWIVLHFGWYFLVFFSCAYFNFFFFF; encoded by the exons ATGGATCTAAATGGATGTAGTGTCACCCGTGAGGTAGGGGCTCGATTCTCccgtgaggtaggggctagagtctcccgtgaggtaggggctagagtcccctgtgag gtaggggctagagtctcccgtgaggtaggggctagagtcccctgtgaggtaggggctagagtctcCCATGAagtaggggctagagtcccctgtgaggtaggggctagagtctcccgtgaggtaggggctagaatcccctgtgag gtaggggctagagtctcccgtgaggtaggggctagagtcccctgtgag gtaggggctagagtcccctgtgaggtaggggctagagtctcccgtgaggtaggggctagagtcccctgtgaggtaggggctagagtctcccgtgaggtaggggctagagtcccccgtgaggtaggggctagagtcccctgtgaggtaggggctagagtctcccgtgaggtaggggctagagtcccctgtgaggtaggggctagagtcccctgtgaggtaggggctagagtctcccgtgaggtaggggctagagtcccctgtgag gtaggggctagagtcccctgtgaggtaggggctagagtctcccgtgaggtaggggctagagtcccctgtgaggtaggggctagagtcccctgtgaggtaggggctagagtctcCAATGAcgtaggggctagagtcccccGTGAGGTAGGGGGGAGGGGTCCCCTACTGAGATCATGGATTGTCCTGCATTTTGGGTGGTAtttcttagtttttttttcatgtgcttattttaatttctttttcttcttttaa
- the LOC125711571 gene encoding uncharacterized protein LOC125711571 isoform X44: MDLNGCSVTREVGARFSREVGARVSREVGARVPCEVGARVPCEVGARVSHEVGARVPCEVGARVSREVGARVPCEVGARVSREVGARVPCEVGARVPCEVGARVSREVGARVPCEVGARVSREVGARVPREVGARVPCEVGARVSREVGARVPCEVGARVPCEVGARVSREVGARVPCEVGARVPCEVGARVSREVGARVPCEVGARVPCEVGARVSNDVGARVPREVGGRGPLLRSWIVLHFGWYFLVFFSCAYFNFFFFF, translated from the exons ATGGATCTAAATGGATGTAGTGTCACCCGTGAGGTAGGGGCTCGATTCTCccgtgaggtaggggctagagtctcccgtgaggtaggggctagagtcccctgtgag gtaggggctagagtcccctgtgaggtaggggctagagtctcCCATGAagtaggggctagagtcccctgtgaggtaggggctagagtctcccgtgag gtaggggctagagtcccctgtgaggtaggggctagagtctcccgtgaggtaggggctagagtcccctgtgag gtaggggctagagtcccctgtgaggtaggggctagagtctcccgtgaggtaggggctagagtcccctgtgaggtaggggctagagtctcccgtgaggtaggggctagagtcccccgtgaggtaggggctagagtcccctgtgaggtaggggctagagtctcccgtgaggtaggggctagagtcccctgtgaggtaggggctagagtcccctgtgaggtaggggctagagtctcccgtgaggtaggggctagagtcccctgtgag gtaggggctagagtcccctgtgaggtaggggctagagtctcccgtgaggtaggggctagagtcccctgtgaggtaggggctagagtcccctgtgaggtaggggctagagtctcCAATGAcgtaggggctagagtcccccGTGAGGTAGGGGGGAGGGGTCCCCTACTGAGATCATGGATTGTCCTGCATTTTGGGTGGTAtttcttagtttttttttcatgtgcttattttaatttctttttcttcttttaa
- the LOC125711571 gene encoding uncharacterized protein LOC125711571 isoform X30, whose translation MDLNGCSVTREVGARFSREVGARVSREVGARVPCEVGARVSREVGARVPCEVGARVSREVGARIPCEVGARVSREVGARVPCEVGARVPCEVGARVSREVGARVPCEVGARVPCEVGARVSREVGARVPCEVGARVSREVGARVPREVGARVPCEVGARVSREVGARVPCEVGARVPCEVGARVSREVGARVPCEVGARVPCEVGARVSREVGARVPCEVGARVPCEVGARVSNDVGARVPREVGGRGPLLRSWIVLHFGWYFLVFFSCAYFNFFFFF comes from the exons ATGGATCTAAATGGATGTAGTGTCACCCGTGAGGTAGGGGCTCGATTCTCccgtgaggtaggggctagagtctcccgtgaggtaggggctagagtcccctgtgag gtaggggctagagtctcccgtgaggtaggggctagagtcccctgtgag gtaggggctagagtctcccgtgaggtaggggctagaatcccctgtgag gtaggggctagagtctcccgtgaggtaggggctagagtcccctgtgaggtaggggctagagtcccctgtgaggtaggggctagagtctcccgtgaggtaggggctagagtcccctgtgag gtaggggctagagtcccctgtgaggtaggggctagagtctcccgtgaggtaggggctagagtcccctgtgaggtaggggctagagtctcccgtgaggtaggggctagagtcccccgtgaggtaggggctagagtcccctgtgaggtaggggctagagtctcccgtgaggtaggggctagagtcccctgtgaggtaggggctagagtcccctgtgaggtaggggctagagtctcccgtgaggtaggggctagagtcccctgtgag gtaggggctagagtcccctgtgaggtaggggctagagtctcccgtgaggtaggggctagagtcccctgtgaggtaggggctagagtcccctgtgaggtaggggctagagtctcCAATGAcgtaggggctagagtcccccGTGAGGTAGGGGGGAGGGGTCCCCTACTGAGATCATGGATTGTCCTGCATTTTGGGTGGTAtttcttagtttttttttcatgtgcttattttaatttctttttcttcttttaa
- the LOC125711571 gene encoding uncharacterized protein LOC125711571 isoform X5 produces MDLNGCSVTREVGARFSREVGARVSREVGARVPCEVGARVPCEVGARVSHEVGARVPCEVGARVSREVGARIPCEVGARVSNDVGARVPREVGARVPCEVGARVSREVGARVPCEVGARVPCEVGARVSREVGARVPCEVGARVPCEVGARVSREVGARVPCEVGARVSREVGARVPREVGARVPCEVGARVSREVGARVPCEVGARVPCEVGARVSREVGARVPCEVGARVPCEVGARVSREVGARVPCEVGARVPCEVGARVSNDVGARVPREVGGRGPLLRSWIVLHFGWYFLVFFSCAYFNFFFFF; encoded by the exons ATGGATCTAAATGGATGTAGTGTCACCCGTGAGGTAGGGGCTCGATTCTCccgtgaggtaggggctagagtctcccgtgaggtaggggctagagtcccctgtgag gtaggggctagagtcccctgtgaggtaggggctagagtctcCCATGAagtaggggctagagtcccctgtgaggtaggggctagagtctcccgtgaggtaggggctagaatcccctgtgaggtaggggctagagtctcCAATGAtgtaggggctagagtcccccgtgaggtaggggctagagtcccctgtgaggtaggggctagagtctcccgtgaggtaggggctagagtcccctgtgaggtaggggctagagtcccctgtgaggtaggggctagagtctcccgtgaggtaggggctagagtcccctgtgag gtaggggctagagtcccctgtgaggtaggggctagagtctcccgtgaggtaggggctagagtcccctgtgaggtaggggctagagtctcccgtgaggtaggggctagagtcccccgtgaggtaggggctagagtcccctgtgaggtaggggctagagtctcccgtgaggtaggggctagagtcccctgtgaggtaggggctagagtcccctgtgaggtaggggctagagtctcccgtgaggtaggggctagagtcccctgtgag gtaggggctagagtcccctgtgaggtaggggctagagtctcccgtgaggtaggggctagagtcccctgtgaggtaggggctagagtcccctgtgaggtaggggctagagtctcCAATGAcgtaggggctagagtcccccGTGAGGTAGGGGGGAGGGGTCCCCTACTGAGATCATGGATTGTCCTGCATTTTGGGTGGTAtttcttagtttttttttcatgtgcttattttaatttctttttcttcttttaa
- the LOC125711571 gene encoding uncharacterized protein LOC125711571 isoform X25, which translates to MDLNGCSVTREVGARFSREVGARVSREVGARVPCEVGARVPCEVGARVSHEVGARVPCEVGARVSREVGARVPCEVGARVSREVGARVPCEVGARVPCEVGARVSREVGARVPCEVGARVPCEVGARVSREVGARVPCEVGARVSREVGARVPREVGARVPCEVGARVSREVGARVPCEVGARVPCEVGARVSREVGARVPCEVGARVPCEVGARVSREVGARVPCEVGARVPCEVGARVSNDVGARVPREVGGRGPLLRSWIVLHFGWYFLVFFSCAYFNFFFFF; encoded by the exons ATGGATCTAAATGGATGTAGTGTCACCCGTGAGGTAGGGGCTCGATTCTCccgtgaggtaggggctagagtctcccgtgaggtaggggctagagtcccctgtgag gtaggggctagagtcccctgtgaggtaggggctagagtctcCCATGAagtaggggctagagtcccctgtgaggtaggggctagagtctcccgtgag gtaggggctagagtcccctgtgaggtaggggctagagtctcccgtgaggtaggggctagagtcccctgtgaggtaggggctagagtcccctgtgaggtaggggctagagtctcccgtgaggtaggggctagagtcccctgtgag gtaggggctagagtcccctgtgaggtaggggctagagtctcccgtgaggtaggggctagagtcccctgtgaggtaggggctagagtctcccgtgaggtaggggctagagtcccccgtgaggtaggggctagagtcccctgtgaggtaggggctagagtctcccgtgaggtaggggctagagtcccctgtgaggtaggggctagagtcccctgtgaggtaggggctagagtctcccgtgaggtaggggctagagtcccctgtgag gtaggggctagagtcccctgtgaggtaggggctagagtctcccgtgaggtaggggctagagtcccctgtgaggtaggggctagagtcccctgtgaggtaggggctagagtctcCAATGAcgtaggggctagagtcccccGTGAGGTAGGGGGGAGGGGTCCCCTACTGAGATCATGGATTGTCCTGCATTTTGGGTGGTAtttcttagtttttttttcatgtgcttattttaatttctttttcttcttttaa
- the LOC125711571 gene encoding uncharacterized protein LOC125711571 isoform X8, translating into MDLNGCSVTREVGARFSREVGARVSREVGARVPCEVGARVSREVGARVPCEVGARVSREVGARIPCEVGARVSNDVGARVPREVGARVPCEVGARVSREVGARVPCEVGARVPCEVGARVSREVGARVPCEVGARVPCEVGARVSREVGARVPCEVGARVSREVGARVPREVGARVPCEVGARVSREVGARVPCEVGARVPCEVGARVSREVGARVPCEVGARVPCEVGARVSREVGARVPCEVGARVPCEVGARVSNDVGARVPREVGGRGPLLRSWIVLHFGWYFLVFFSCAYFNFFFFF; encoded by the exons ATGGATCTAAATGGATGTAGTGTCACCCGTGAGGTAGGGGCTCGATTCTCccgtgaggtaggggctagagtctcccgtgaggtaggggctagagtcccctgtgag gtaggggctagagtctcccgtgaggtaggggctagagtcccctgtgag gtaggggctagagtctcccgtgaggtaggggctagaatcccctgtgaggtaggggctagagtctcCAATGAtgtaggggctagagtcccccgtgaggtaggggctagagtcccctgtgaggtaggggctagagtctcccgtgaggtaggggctagagtcccctgtgaggtaggggctagagtcccctgtgaggtaggggctagagtctcccgtgaggtaggggctagagtcccctgtgag gtaggggctagagtcccctgtgaggtaggggctagagtctcccgtgaggtaggggctagagtcccctgtgaggtaggggctagagtctcccgtgaggtaggggctagagtcccccgtgaggtaggggctagagtcccctgtgaggtaggggctagagtctcccgtgaggtaggggctagagtcccctgtgaggtaggggctagagtcccctgtgaggtaggggctagagtctcccgtgaggtaggggctagagtcccctgtgag gtaggggctagagtcccctgtgaggtaggggctagagtctcccgtgaggtaggggctagagtcccctgtgaggtaggggctagagtcccctgtgaggtaggggctagagtctcCAATGAcgtaggggctagagtcccccGTGAGGTAGGGGGGAGGGGTCCCCTACTGAGATCATGGATTGTCCTGCATTTTGGGTGGTAtttcttagtttttttttcatgtgcttattttaatttctttttcttcttttaa
- the LOC125711571 gene encoding uncharacterized protein LOC125711571 isoform X28: MDLNGCSVTREVGARFSREVGARVSREVGARVPCEVGARVSREVGARVPCEVGARVSHEVGARVPCEVGARVSREVGARIPCEVGARVSNDVGARVPREVGARVPCEVGARVSREVGARVPCEVGARVPCEVGARVSREVGARVPREVGARVPCEVGARVSREVGARVPCEVGARVPCEVGARVSREVGARVPCEVGARVPCEVGARVSREVGARVPCEVGARVPCEVGARVSNDVGARVPREVGGRGPLLRSWIVLHFGWYFLVFFSCAYFNFFFFF, translated from the exons ATGGATCTAAATGGATGTAGTGTCACCCGTGAGGTAGGGGCTCGATTCTCccgtgaggtaggggctagagtctcccgtgaggtaggggctagagtcccctgtgag gtaggggctagagtctcccgtgaggtaggggctagagtcccctgtgaggtaggggctagagtctcCCATGAagtaggggctagagtcccctgtgaggtaggggctagagtctcccgtgaggtaggggctagaatcccctgtgaggtaggggctagagtctcCAATGAtgtaggggctagagtcccccgtgaggtaggggctagagtcccctgtgaggtaggggctagagtctcccgtgaggtaggggctagagtcccctgtgag gtaggggctagagtcccctgtgaggtaggggctagagtctcccgtgaggtaggggctagagtcccccgtgaggtaggggctagagtcccctgtgaggtaggggctagagtctcccgtgaggtaggggctagagtcccctgtgaggtaggggctagagtcccctgtgaggtaggggctagagtctcccgtgaggtaggggctagagtcccctgtgag gtaggggctagagtcccctgtgaggtaggggctagagtctcccgtgaggtaggggctagagtcccctgtgaggtaggggctagagtcccctgtgaggtaggggctagagtctcCAATGAcgtaggggctagagtcccccGTGAGGTAGGGGGGAGGGGTCCCCTACTGAGATCATGGATTGTCCTGCATTTTGGGTGGTAtttcttagtttttttttcatgtgcttattttaatttctttttcttcttttaa
- the LOC125711571 gene encoding uncharacterized protein LOC125711571 isoform X2, giving the protein MDLNGCSVTREVGARFSREVGARVSREVGARVPCEVGARVSREVGARVPCEVGARVSHEVGARVPCEVGARVSREVGARIPCEVGARVSNDVGARVPREVGARVPCEVGARVSREVGARVPCEVGARVPCEVGARVSREVGARVPCEVGARVPCEVGARVSREVGARVPCEVGARVSREVGARVPREVGARVPCEVGARVSREVGARVPCEVGARVPCEVGARVSREVGARVPCEVGARVSREVGARVPCEVGARVPCEVGARVSNDVGARVPREVGGRGPLLRSWIVLHFGWYFLVFFSCAYFNFFFFF; this is encoded by the exons ATGGATCTAAATGGATGTAGTGTCACCCGTGAGGTAGGGGCTCGATTCTCccgtgaggtaggggctagagtctcccgtgaggtaggggctagagtcccctgtgag gtaggggctagagtctcccgtgaggtaggggctagagtcccctgtgaggtaggggctagagtctcCCATGAagtaggggctagagtcccctgtgaggtaggggctagagtctcccgtgaggtaggggctagaatcccctgtgaggtaggggctagagtctcCAATGAtgtaggggctagagtcccccgtgaggtaggggctagagtcccctgtgaggtaggggctagagtctcccgtgaggtaggggctagagtcccctgtgaggtaggggctagagtcccctgtgaggtaggggctagagtctcccgtgaggtaggggctagagtcccctgtgag gtaggggctagagtcccctgtgaggtaggggctagagtctcccgtgaggtaggggctagagtcccctgtgaggtaggggctagagtctcccgtgaggtaggggctagagtcccccgtgaggtaggggctagagtcccctgtgaggtaggggctagagtctcccgtgaggtaggggctagagtcccctgtgaggtaggggctagagtcccctgtgaggtaggggctagagtctcccgtgag gtaggggctagagtcccctgtgaggtaggggctagagtctcccgtgaggtaggggctagagtcccctgtgaggtaggggctagagtcccctgtgaggtaggggctagagtctcCAATGAcgtaggggctagagtcccccGTGAGGTAGGGGGGAGGGGTCCCCTACTGAGATCATGGATTGTCCTGCATTTTGGGTGGTAtttcttagtttttttttcatgtgcttattttaatttctttttcttcttttaa
- the LOC125711571 gene encoding uncharacterized protein LOC125711571 isoform X16 — protein sequence MDLNGCSVTREVGARFSREVGARVSREVGARVPCEVGARVSREVGARVPCEVGARVSHEVGARVPCEVGARVSREVGARIPCEVGARVSNDVGARVPREVGARVPCEVGARVSREVGARVPCEVGARVPCEVGARVSREVGARVPCEVGARVPCEVGARVSREVGARVPCEVGARVSREVGARVPREVGARVPCEVGARVSREVGARVPCEVGARVSREVGARVPCEVGARVPCEVGARVSNDVGARVPREVGGRGPLLRSWIVLHFGWYFLVFFSCAYFNFFFFF from the exons ATGGATCTAAATGGATGTAGTGTCACCCGTGAGGTAGGGGCTCGATTCTCccgtgaggtaggggctagagtctcccgtgaggtaggggctagagtcccctgtgag gtaggggctagagtctcccgtgaggtaggggctagagtcccctgtgaggtaggggctagagtctcCCATGAagtaggggctagagtcccctgtgaggtaggggctagagtctcccgtgaggtaggggctagaatcccctgtgaggtaggggctagagtctcCAATGAtgtaggggctagagtcccccgtgaggtaggggctagagtcccctgtgaggtaggggctagagtctcccgtgaggtaggggctagagtcccctgtgaggtaggggctagagtcccctgtgaggtaggggctagagtctcccgtgaggtaggggctagagtcccctgtgag gtaggggctagagtcccctgtgaggtaggggctagagtctcccgtgaggtaggggctagagtcccctgtgaggtaggggctagagtctcccgtgaggtaggggctagagtcccccgtgaggtaggggctagagtcccctgtgaggtaggggctagagtctcccgtgag gtaggggctagagtcccctgtgaggtaggggctagagtctcccgtgaggtaggggctagagtcccctgtgaggtaggggctagagtcccctgtgaggtaggggctagagtctcCAATGAcgtaggggctagagtcccccGTGAGGTAGGGGGGAGGGGTCCCCTACTGAGATCATGGATTGTCCTGCATTTTGGGTGGTAtttcttagtttttttttcatgtgcttattttaatttctttttcttcttttaa